Genomic segment of Bacteroides stercoris ATCC 43183:
GCAATGCGCTTCCGGTTGCCTTGGTGTTCACTCCGCTTCCTGTCAGGCGCAGTTCGAGTTGTGCCGTCTTTCCCTGCGGCATGGGTTCCGTTATTCCGTTTTCTTCACTGCCGCATCCGGCTAGTGTAAAGGTTGCTGCTGCCAGCATGCTCCATAAATAGCTGTTTGTTTTCATGTATGCCTGTTTTATAGGTTAATATACTTTTGGTGTTCCCGGTCATTTTGCTTTCCTATTTGTTTTTCAACTCTTTCAGCACCCTGTCTGCCTGCTCTATGCCGGCTGCCGCTGCCATGGTAAGATATACTTCCGCCTTGTCCCGTTTTCCTTCCTGTAGGCAGAGTATGCCCATGTTGTTGTATGCGATTGGCATGGTTGCGAATCTCTCCAGATAGCGCCGCGCTTTGGCCGTTTCCCCTTTGGTGAGTGCCACGGCCGCTGCATTGATATTGGCTTCGGGGCTGTCGGGAAACAGGCGGGCTGTGAGGTCGAGTACATCGTTGTATTCCGTAGATCCTTTCGGGTAACTGCCCGCTACCGCAAAGAGCTCGTTCAGGCGCAGTGTCTGACGTTCTCCAGTACGGGACATCCTCAGGCTCTCCGCCGCATCCGGCTGCTGGCGGGTGTACTCTATCCTGTAGTCGACCCGCATAACTTCGGGAAATATCTTTTCCGCCAGGTATCTGTAGGGCTTTCCGTCGGCAAGTTTCATCAGCATTCGTTCCCGCCCTTTATCCATGTCTACACTCCCTATCAGGTCTAGGGCGGCCTCCCTGAACATCATGCCGCTTTGTCTTGTCAGTGCGGCAATGGAGTCCCAGTCTTCCGGAATCCAGGTTACTTCCAGCGGAATGCCAGTTGCAAGTCGGTTTTCCCGCAGGTATGCTTTAAGGTTCAGTGAGCGTGCCAGTGCATTCATTTCGTTCTTTTTCAGGTTTCCGGCAGGTGCCCCGTATCCTGTAACCTTCACTTTCAGGAGTTCCGTTCCCTCTTCCCGTCGGATGTTCTGCAAAGCATTGCGCAGCCGGTGGTATATTTCTAAGTTCTGTTTGCTTTCGGACAATTCTCCCAGCGTTTTCTCTCCTTTTTCCTGCTTCCCTTTGCCAAAGTAGGGGATGGACCCCGTCACTGCATGCAGTGTGTCTTTGCCGGGTGCAGGCTCGATGAAGTTCACCCAGGCCAGGTATTTCCTGTCCGTATCCATGTCCCAGGCTGAAGTGCGGTTTTCGGGCAGGTTCAGCCTGCCGGCAATCCTGTCTTCGTAGGCCTTGCCCTGTTTGCCGTGGCAGGCGCATTCCTGCGTTCTCATCAGGAGCCGGGCGTCCTTCATCCATTCCTTATAGGGCACTGCCACCCGGTATCGGAAGGAGCGCGCCATCCTGGCGTCGTTCCTTATCACTACTGCGGGTATGGGGGCCGGATGCCCGTTTCCGGCAAATTCCTTTTGCCGCTGGTACACTTTCTGCTTTTCCTTGCCGTTGATGAGTACCGCCGGCAGGGCTTGCTCGTTTTCCCCGCTGATGAGTACGGGCGTCAGGGTCAGCGATTCGTCCGAGAGCATTCTCAGTCCTTCGAAATCGACTGAGAGGTCAATGTTTAGACGCCCGTCCGCAAGCGAGAACTGCTGTCCGGTGACGAACATTTCCCCCCGGTAGAATTCCTGTGCATGACCTGCCCGGCAGCAGAGCGCCGATAGTGCCATTATCATAGGAATACGGATTAAGTTTTTCATACTTTCAATTTGCTGTTGTAATTTATCTTGTTATTATTGCATCATATACACTAAGGATATGGAGGCTTTGGTGGGAGCGATGAAATTCCTGTTTCCGCTTCCTGTCTTTTCTCCGCAGTGCGCGCAGCGGTAGCGTTCGTATCGGGTGTGCAGGAATCCTACGCCGATGCTTGTCTCCAGTCCCCAGCGGGGGGAGAGGATGAAGTGATAGCCGTATGATATTCCCACTCCCGTAAAGTCTCCCTCGTATCTTTCGGAACGTACCCCTTTGAACAGCCCGAAAGGCAGCCTTGCCTTGGCTACGTTGTACACGCCGTACATCAGGCCTGCCCCGAAGAAATGTCCTCCGTAGGGCTGGCACATCCAGTAGCGCAGCTCCGGCTGCACGAACCAGTGTTTCCAGCGTTTGTCTCCTCCTGCCGGAAAGGGGTTGTAATAAACCCCGGCCTCCAGCGTGAAACGTTCCGACAGCTTTAGTTCCACACCGAGGTTGGGCGAGGCGAGCATGCCCCCCGTAAGCAGGTCGCTTTTCACGGCAACGGTTTGCGCCCCTGCCTTGCCTGCACACGACAGCAGGGCAAGGAGCATCAGCATCGGTATGTATTTTCTGCTTCTCAATTTCTTTGTTCCTGTTATAAATCTGTCAGTGTAATCTCCTTCAGGTATATCCTGGTTATCTGGTTTACTATTCCGAGTTTTTGTGCGGCTCTTCCGTATTGTGCATAGAACCGCTCGGTAATGGGGCTGTTGCAGTTCAGATGTCCTCCCGTGGCTTCGAGAATATCCAGCAGGGATATTTCCATGGCTTTTTTAGCAGGAATATAGGACTGTATTTCCAGCGGATGTTCCTTTTCTTTCAGGATGATAAGTCCGGCATTGGTGAGCTGTGTCAGCAATACCCGCATCTGCCCTTCTGTAAGTGTGTATGGTTTTATGCAAGTACCGTAGTCTCTTGCATAGATGCATTTGAGTACTGCAATGGCAGTCTGTGTTTTGGGCGTTATCATGTAGTTTTCTTGTTTGTTTGATTGTTGGTATCCGGCCGTTACTTTGTAGGTAACGGAAGATTGCCTTTAGGCACCCTGCAGAAGCGTCTGCCGCATATGCATCCGGGTTGTATAACCGATAAAGTTATATAACAGACGTTTTCCCGCTTTCCTACCGGAAGGCGGCAAGGGGGGCTTTGCTTTATTGGTTGAAGTCGGTTTGTTCTGTTTTGTCTGCTGCCGGTCTTTTATGCCGTATATGATAAGATTTTATCTTTTTTATTTTGTTTTTCAAGTTTTATAGTTACTTTTGCGGTAGGAATATCCTCCGTTACCTACAAAGTAATCCCTTTGTAATAATCTGTATCATAGTTATATACATGGAATGCTCCCTTGTCATCCTTGTCGGATACTGCATTTCTTCACGTAAGCGATAATTTTTTTATTGGTCCTGTCCAGCATTTCGTTTTCGAAGGGTTTCAGATAGGTTTCCGTAACCTTTACCGATGAATGCCCCAGTGCGTTGCTTATTACTCCCACGGCGACTCTGGTGTGGAACGCCGTTGTTGCCCATGTGTGCCTTGCGGTGTAGGACGACAGCTTTCTGCCCAGTCTGAGGGCTGCCGCCAGCAGTTTGAGTTTCCGGTTGAATCTCCGCAGGACCTGTTGGTAATGTCGGTATTCTTCACGCCTTCCCAGGGGGAAACGGCAGTTTTCGTCCCCCAGTATGTTGAGCAGGTAGGGCGAGTCCGTGCGGCGGTCGGCGCATCGGCGGATAAGCTCAGCGGCTTCTTCGGTTACGTGTACACGTATCTGCCTTCCCGTTTTCTGTCTTCGGTAGGTAATTACCCCGTCCTTGAAATCGCATTTACGCAGCCTTGCGAGGTCTGCAAACGGCATTCCCCGCAAGAGGAAGAGCAGTGCGAACCATATCTGCGCTTCTTTGAGTTCCCGGTGCAAGGAAGCGGAGATGTCGAGTGCTTGTCCCATTTCGGCAGGTGGGAGTGCGCGTTTCACGTCGGCACGGGTTCCGGTATATACATGTTTGAACAGTCCGGGCACGTAGCCGGTGAGGCCTGCCAGCAGCGCGCGGTTGTATACAGCCCGCAACATGCGCAGGTAGGTGGACATGGTGTTCAGCTTGAGCATCCTCTCCAGCAGGTGCCTTTCGAATTTGTGTATCGTGGCGATATCAAACACTTTCCGCATGCGTATTTCGTTTTTTGGATGTTCGCTTTCCCAGTACCGTTGGAAAGCCCGTAGCATGCTGCGGTATACATGGGCGGTTCCGAACCGCCCCTCGTCTTCCAGTTCCTGTATGACTGAAAGCGTAAAGGTTGTTAAATCTTTCATAATCTGTTGGCTTTATAATATTTACAGTCTTTGCGTGCGCTATTACCGCACGCAATAAATATACTGCATTTTTCTGAAATTTGTTTACTTGCAGATAGCGGCCTGTTCCCGAAGAGTATTCGACACGTATTATACATCGCTTTTTTGTATACCTTTGTGTCCGTTTTTTAATATAACTTATAAAAATGAAACCCTTAATTTAAATCTTATGATAACAAAATCAAACTGGTGGAACAAGCTCCTTAAAATCGTAATCGTAGTGGCATCTGCCGTTCTCTGTGCTTTAGGCGTACAAACAATGTCTGCTTAATTATGTTTCATATTTTATACCTTATACTTAAGTTACGTGAGATTTACCAACCTCATCATTATCCACTGTTCCGCTACCCGCTGTGACCGTAGCTATACCGAACATGATTTGATAACAGACCACCTGAGCCAGGGCTTCTTCGGTGCAGGTTATCACTATTATATCTGCAAGAACGGTGATATAAAGATGCTCCGTCCTTTGGAACATTCCGAGGAGCGTGCTCGCGGCTATAACGCTCACAGCATAGGTATTTGCTGCGAGAGTGGGCTGGATGAACGGGGATACCCTGCCGATACTCGTACCGATTTTCAGAAACACTCTTTGCGTATGCTTGTTATGCTGTTACTGCGTGATTATCCCGGCAGCCGTCTCTGCGGGTATCGCGACCTTAGTCCCGACTTCAATCGTAACGGCGAGATAGAACCCGAAGAATGGATAAAAGTGTGTCCTTGTTTTGATGCTGTATCCATTCTGCAAGATCCGCTGCCCCCTAATCCGGTTTCATTGTAATGCGATTGTTATATGTGAAAGGTTATGTTATGCTTTTTTTACTAAATAATGTTATTGGGATAAACAATATTCATGTGTTCTTGTTATATTTGTAATCATTTCAATTTACTTAATAAATACAATTATGATAACAGAAAAATTACAGAATGCAATTAACGAGCAGATTACGGCTGAGATGTGGTCATCCAACCTTTATTTGGCAATGTCTTTCTATATGGAGAAAGAGGGGTATTGTGGTATGGCTTCCTGGTTGAAGAAGCAGTCGTTTGAAGAACATGCACATGCTTGTGAGCTGGCATCGTATATTATCAAGCGTGGTGGCAAAGCCAAACTGGATAAGGTTGACGTTGTTCCCAACGACTTCGGTACTCCGTTGGAAGTATTCGAACAGGTTTACGAACACGAATGCCGCGTATCAAAGATGATCGACGCTCTTGTAGACGTGGCTGCCGCTGAAAAAGATAAGGCTTCCCAAGACTTCTTGTGGGGATTCGTTCGCGAGCAGGTAGAGGAAGAAGCTACTGCTGCCGGTATCGTAGATATGGTGAAGAAAGCCGGTGCAGCCGGAATCTTCTTTATTGATGCGAAGCTGGGCGAAAGAAAATAAGTAAGAAATATAACCGGTAAGGTAACGGGTGGTAAGGCGTGGGCTTTATCACCCGTTTTTTATCTGTCAGCTATCGTTTTAGAAACCGGAAATTGTATTGTTTCGTGTTTCTTCTGGTAGGTAATAAAATAATTATCTATATTTGTAATGAGAAGAAAAAGAAAATCAAGAAGTGATAGCAGAGCATTGGAATAAATTCTTTAACAAAGCCAGATGAGCAGTTATGAAAGACGTAATAGAAAAAGTATGGTTGACCGATACAGCTGTATGGATACGTATAATTGACGGTAGGGAAGCTTGTGAAGAATTTGCAAATTATTAAAGATTAAAATTTGCTACTTCTGAACAGCGTGCGAACTTTGAAGTGAGTGAATATGGTATTCATTGGAGAGAATTGGATGAGGATTTAAGCTTTGAGGGCTTTTTTCGGGAAAAGAAATCAAATCTTTTATATGACTTATTCATAGCTCATCCTGAACTGAATGCCTCTGCAGTAGCTCGTCGGTTAGGCTTGTCACAAAGTCTGTTTGCGCAATATGTGAGTGGAACAAAGAAGCCGTCTAAACAACGTTTTGATGAAATAATAGAAACAATACGTGAAATAGGGCGCGAGCTAATGACCGTGCCTGCATGAAAAATAGGGTAATGTTGCAAGAATAGGAATGTGTTGCAACACGGAAACATTTATTATTTTCAGGCACGGATTACGCGGATTTCACGGATTTACTTTATCCTTTCTTCCGTGTAATTCCGCGTAATCCGTGCCTAAAAAAACATCAAGTTATTTCAGCACTCCCAATTCCTTTCCTACCTTAATAAACGCTTCAATACATTTATCCAGATGTTCCTTATTGTGTCCGGCAGAGATTTGTACACGGATACGTGCCTGCCCTTTCGGTACAACGGGGTAGTAGAAACCGGTTACATAAATACCTTCTTCCTGCATGCGGGCTGCATAAACCTGCGATAGTTTGGCGTCGTACAGCATTACTGCGCAAATGGCACTCTGGGTAGGCTTGATGTCGAAACCGGCAGCAGTCATCTTGTCGCGGAAGTAATTTACGTTTTCTACCAACTTGTCGTGCAGGGCGTCGCTTTCTTTCAGCATCTTGAATACTTCAAGGCTTGCACCGATGATGCCCGGAGCCAGGGAGTTGGAGAAGAGATAAGGACGGCTGCGTTGGCGCAACAGGTCGATAATCTCTTTGCGACCCGTGGTGAAACCGCCCAAAGCGCCGCCGAAGGCTTTGCCCAATGTACCGGTGTAGATGTCCACACGTCCGTAGGTGTTGTACAGTTCGCTCACGCCATGTCCCGTAGCGCCCACTACTCCGGCAGAGTGGGATTCGTCCACCATTACCAGTGCATCATACTTTTCGGCAAGGTCACATATCTTGTCCATGGGAGCTACATTGCCGTCCATGGAGAACACACCGTCCGTTACGATGATGCGGAAACGTTGTGCCTGGGCCTCTTGCAGGCATTTTTCAAGTTCTGCCATGTCGGCATTGGCATAACGGTAACGTTTGGCTTTGCAGAGGCGCACGCCGTCAATGATGGAAGCATGGTTCAAGGAATCGGAGATAATGGCGTCCTCTTCGGTGAAGAGAGGTTCGAACACACCGCCGTTGGCATCGAAGCAGGCGGCGTAAAGAATGGTGTCTTCTGTCTTGAAGTAATCGGAAATGGCAGCTTCCAATTCCTTGTGGATGTCCTGTGTGCCACAGATGAAACGGACGGACGACATGCCGTAGCCGCGACGTTCCATCATGTTCTGAGCAGCGGCTATCAGGCGGGGATGATTGGATAATCCCAGATAGTTGTTGGCGCAGAAGTTCAGTACTTCCTTGCCTTTCACGGTGATAGCAGCTTGTTGTGCACTCTCAATCAGGCGTTCCTCTTTATAGAGTCCGGCTTCTTTTATTTCAGCAAGCGTTTTGCTGAGATGGTCTTTCATTTTACCGTACATAGCTTTTTATTTTAATAGGTAATACTTCGTTATTTGAAGCTCTACAAAGGACATCATTTTTCTTGGAATAAACAATATCTTTTTGATAGAAAAATGAAAAAAAAGTGTGTATATTTGCGACTCAGTAACGAAAGAATACCTTATAAATAAGTTGTATGAAAAATATTTTGGTAATTGGAGCCACAGGACAGATTGGCTCGGAGCTAACATTGGAGTTGCGCAAGCGCTATGGTAATGACCATGTTGTAGCCGGATATATTCCGAGCGCCATGCCGCAGGGTGAATTGAAATCCTCGGGTCCTTCGGCCATAGCCGATGTGACAGACCGCCAGTCTATTGAAGTGGTGGTGAGGCAATTCAAGGTTGATACAATTTATAACCTGGCAGCCCTGTTGTCGGTAGTTGCCGAGAGCCGTCCCGCCATGGCGTGGAAGATTGGCATCGACGGGCTGTGGAATGTGCTGGAAGTGGCGCGCGAATACGGTTGCGCCGTGTTTACGCCGAGTTCCATCGGTTCGTTCGGAGAGAATACTCCTCACGTAAAGACACCGCAGGATACCATTCAGCGTCCGCGTACCATGTACGGCGTAACAAAAGTGACTACGGAATTGTTAAGTGATTATTACCATACGAAATACGGGGTGGATACCCGTGCGGTACGTTTCCCCGGAATCATTTCCAATGTGACACCTCCGGGCGGCGGTACGACGGACTATGCGGTAGACATCTTTTATTCTGCCGTAAAAGGTGAGAAGTTCGTATGTCCCGTAAAGGCGGGTACATTTATGGATATGATGTATATGCCCGATGCCATTAATGCGGCTATCTCGCTGATGGAAGCCGATCCGGAACGGCTGAAGCACCGGAATGCGTTCAACATCGCTTCCATGAGTTTCGACCCGGAAATGATTTATGCGGCTATCAGGAAACATGTGCCCGACTTCGAAATGACCTATCAGATAGATCCTTTGAAGCAGTCCATTGCCGACAGTTGGCCCGATTCGCTGGATGACTCCTGCGCCCGTGAAGAATGGGACTGGATGCCGCAGTTTGACCTGGAGTCTATGACTGTGGACATGCTTGAAAAACTAAGAGCAAAATTAAATAAATGACCGTAGAGGTCGGTAAAGGATGAAACGATTACTAACGGGATTTTTTATACTCGTCTTTCTGTTCTCGTGTGGGAACAGAAAGACGAAAATGGATCCCTTTGCTACCATTACCGAAATGGTGGATTCGGCCGGGCATGAAGCCGATACGCTGCAACAGACAGAAGTGAAGGAGGAGCCTGAGCCGTTGGAAGCGGACGAACTGTTTGACGATTTTATCTTCAACTATGCTTCGGACGAGGCTTTGCAACGGGCAAGGACGGAGTTTCCTTTGCCTTATTACAACCGGGACACTCCTTCGAAGATAGAGGAACGCTTCTGGAAGCACGACTACCTGTTTACCAAACAGAATTATTATACATTGCTTTTCGACCGTGAGAGCGACATGGACATGGTGGGCGACACTGCATTGAAATCCGTACAGGTGGAGTGGATTTATCTGAAAACACGTATGGTAAAGAAATATTATTTTGAACGTAAGCGAGGCATGTGGATGCTCGAAGCCATAAATTTGCGTCATATCGAAGAAGGTGAAGGCGAGAATTTTGTGGATTTCTATACCCGTTTTGTGACGGACAGCTTGTATCAGAGCGAGCATATTGCCAATCCGTTGCAGTTTGTCACCATCGACCCCGACGATGAGTTTGCCATACTGGAAACCACTCTCGACGTGAACCAGTGGTATGCTTTCCGTCCGTCGCTGCCCGCAGACAAGTTGTCCAACATCAACTACGGACAGAAGAACGAGGATAATTCGAATACGAAAATCCTGAAAGTAAACGGTATCGGCAACGGATATTCCAACGTTTTCTATTTCCGCAGGCGGGGCGGTGAGTGGAAGATGTATAAATACGAAGATACGAGCATTTGAGACTTATGAGAATACCCAATACATTCGGATTTGATGTAAAAGCTGCCGTATATGCAGAATATCACTCGGTAGAGGAATTGGAGAAATGGATAGCCGAAGGGCGCATCACTTCTCCTTTTTTACATATAGGATGCGGTAGTAATCTGTTATTTGTGAAAGATTATGAAGGCATGGTGCTGCACTCGCGCATCGGGGGCATAGAAGTGACCGCGGAAGATGACGGGCAGGTGCATGTACGTGTGGGTGCGGGTGTAGTATGGGATGATTTTGTAGCTTACTGTGTGGAGCAGGGCTGGTATGGCGCGGAGAACCTGTCACTGATACCCGGTGAGGTAGGAGCGGCTGCCGTACAGAATATTGGTGCTTACGGTGTAGAGGTGAAAGACCTCATCGAGTCTGTGGAGACTATAAACATCCGCGGCGAGAAGCGTACCTACCGGAAAGACGAATGTGAATATGCCTATCGGAAAAGCCTTTTCAAAAAGCCTGAAATGAAATCGGTCTTTGTGACTTACGTGAATTTCGTACTGAGCAAGAAGGAGCATTATACATTGGATTATGGTACAATCCGTCAGGAGCTTGCCGGGTATCCGTCAGTGACCTTAGCCACTTTGCGCCGTGTGATTATAGATATTCGCGAAAGCAAATTGCCCGACCCGAAAGTGCTGGGTAATGCCGGGAGTTTCTTTATGAATCCCATCGTGCCTCGTGCGCAATTTGAAGCGTTGCTGGACTTGTATCCCACCATGCCTCATTACGAGGTGGATGCCGGACGGGTGAAGATACCCGCCGGATGGATGATAGACCAATGCGGCTGGAAAGGCAAGGCCTTAGGTCCTGCCGCCGTGCACGACAAGCAGGCTCTGGTGCTTGTGAATCTGGGTGGTGCAACCGGAAAAGATGTGGTTGCCCTGTCAGATGCTGTCAGAGCCTCGGTAAAGGAGAAATTCGGAGTGGAAATTTGTCCGGAAGTGAACTTTATAGAATGATTAACCGATAATCATCAATCACTGTTTTATGAAACTGACTATATTAGGAAGCGGAACATCTACCGGAGTGCCGGAAATTGGCTGCACATGCCCGGTCTGCACATCTGCCGACCCGCGGGACAGCCGTTTGCGTGCATCTGCCCTGCTGCATACGGACGATGCGGTGATATTGATAGACTGCGGTCCTGATTTCAGGACACAGATGCTGCGTGCTTCCGTGTACGAGCGGATAGACGGCGTGCTGATAACCCACGAGCATTACGACCATGTGGGCGGATTGGACGATTTGCGCCCTTTCTGCCGTTTCTCGGAAATACCTGTCTATTCGGATGCCTACACAGCTGCTCATCTGCGGGCACGGATGCCTTATTGCTTTGTGGATAAGAAATATCCGGGTGTGCCGCGCATTTATTTGCAGGAAGTGGAAGCGGGCAGGCCTTTCTACGTGCGGGAAACGGAAATACTGCCGGTTACCGTGATGCACGGGCGGCTGCCTATCCTGGGATACCGTATCGGCAGGCGGCTGGGGTATGTAACGGACATGCTTACGATGCCGGATGCTTCGTATGAACAATTACAGGGACTGGATGTTCTGGTAATAAACGCCTTGCGGCCGCAGCCGCACTCTACGCACCAAAGCATACCGGAAGCGCTGGCGGCAGCGGAACGTATCGGAGCAAGGGAAACTTATTTCATCCACATGAGTCATCATGCAGGGCTGCATGCCGAAATCGACCGCCAACTGCCGCCCCATGTGCACTTTGCGTATGACGGTATGGAAATAGATTTCTAAACTTTTTGAAACATTTGTTTTGTTTTATTAGTATAAATGTTTATTTTTGCCAACAGTTGACGAATGTATGCCATGAAGATTCGAATCCTTATACGAATAGCCGTTATTGTGTCCATAGTATTGCTGTGTACAGGTTTTGGCGTATACTCGTTTCTGCGAATGAATGCAGTGGAAAACCGGCAGGATTTTAATCTCTTTACGTTAGTGCCGCAAGATGCCACGGCTGTACTTGAGACAGACCGTATGGCGGATTTGATGGAAGATATCGACGGCTTGCATTGCAGCAAGGATGAGCATTTCCTGTATGTATCGGAACTTTTTGTATGCCTGAAGAAGTATTTCAATACATTGGTAGGTGATACGCCGCATGGACTGAGCAGGCAGATGAATAAAATGCTTATCAGTTTCCACGAACCGGATACTCCTTTGAATCAGGTGTTGTATTGCAGCCTGGGGGCGGGGGATTACGAGCTGGTGGAGTCTTTCGTGCGTAAATACTGTTCCAGTACTTTTCCTTCCAAGTATTTTGATTACAACGGTGAGGAAATACGCATCTATCCCACGGCGGACGGGCGTTTCCTTGCGGCTTATTTCACCCCTGACTTTCTGGCTGTCAGCTTTCAGAAGCGTCTGATAGAGCAGGTTATCGATGCCTGCCGTTCCGGACAATCATTGATGGACATGGCATCTTTCCGTACCATGTATGCCGGTAAGCGTAACAATGTGGCGGCAACAGTGTATGTACGCATGAAAGAAGTGGGCATGGGCAAGAATACAGACGGCATTCGTCCGCAGACGCATCTGGGAAGTTGGGCAGAGTTTGACATGAAGTTCAATGAAGAAGCCGTTTATTGTTCCGGTATCAGTCACGGAGCGGATACAGCCCGGACGTTTATCAATGCGCTTCGCAGACAGGAACCGATAAAGGATTTTTCGGGAGAACGGCTTCCGGCATCTGTCTTCTTCTACAACCAGTGGGCAATCTCGGATTTGGAAGCCATATTCGGCTTTACTTCGCAACAGGAATATGCTAAGGCTGCCTATTCCGATTATATCAAGAAGCGGGATGGCGAGTGGATGGAATTTATGAAAACGTATGCGGGAGAGAATGTCATGTCTTGCCTGTTTCATTCCAAGGATACTACCGACCGGCATCCCTGCGCTGTAATGAGCGTTGCTGTAAAAGATGAAGCGCAGGCAGAACGTGCTCTGCAAAAATTGCTGTATGCCACTCCCGAAGAAAAAGGCGCTCCGGCCGTGGAGCGGACCTATCCGAACTACAGGCGATACCCGCGTGCACGGAAGTACCGGCAGTATATGTTGCCTCGGAATACCGTATTGACACAACTGACAGGCATTACGGAATCCGCGCTTCACACCTACGCCTGCTTCTATAAAGGAGCTTTGTTGCTGGCGCCCGATGCACAGAGTCTCTCCGCTTATGTGGACGCTTTGGAGAACGGGGATGTGCTGGATGGTACTTCGGTGTACGAGGAAGGTGTAGGTAGTCTTTCTCCTTATTATAACTTTGCCATGATGGTGGATATGGAAGAGATGATGCGCCAGCCGGAAACTTATGTGTGGTTGGTTCCGAATTTTTTCTTCCGTCATTCCGATTTCTTCCGCCACTTCACTATAGCCATACAGTTTACTTGCACGGAAGGAGTGGTGTATCCGAATCTCGTCTTGCTGTATAAAGGAGAGAAAATAGGGGAGTTTGAAGAAGTAGGGAATTGAAAAATAAGAGAAATAGAAAAGAGGGCTTGTCAAAACTAAATCCGCTTACTATTTATTTTTTATTAGGCACGGATTACGTGAAAAACACGGATTTCACAGATTTTCTTTATTCTTTTTCTGTGAAATCCGTGTTTTCCGCATAATCCGTGCCTAAAAGAAATCGTCAAGTGTATTTTGACACCTTCCTTTTCTTACCGGATAAAACTTACTGATTCCTGTTTTTCAATTTTTAATTCTCAAATTAGAAAGGCAAGTCGTCCTTTGCGTCTCCGGATAAGAATTCCGGCGCTGCGGACGGAGCGGGCGGCGGAACCGGTGCTCCCGGTGCAGGCGCTGCCGTTGCTGCGCTGACACGTTCCACTTTCCATGCGCGGATACTGTTGAACCAGCGGTCTTGCCACTGACGTGCATCGATGTCGAAAGATACCGTCAGCTCTTCACCCATCTGGATATTGAATTGTTCTATTTTATCTGCTCCGAATACGTCGAAACACATTTTGCGGGGATATTGCCCGTGGTCTTCGATTACGTATTCCTGCGCTTTCCACTCGTTACCTGATGCTTTGGAAACTCCGCCTCTGGGCTGGAGTATAGCGATGATTTTTCCTGTAAATTCCATTGTACTCTTTTTAAATGATGCGGCGAAGTTACAATTTTTTAGGGATATGCGACGAATAAACGGCTGTTTTTTCTTTGCCGTAGGGAATTCTTTTTTTAACTTTGTCCGTTAGTTAACAACTGAACTGAAATTAAAACTTAAATACATAGAATATATGAAATTTATCGTTTCGAGTACTGCGCTCTCCAGCCATTTGCAGGCTATCAGCCGCGTGATTAATTCAAAGAATGCGCTGCCTATTTTGGATTGTTTCCTTTTTGAACTACAAGACGGAACCTTGTCGGTAACTGTTTCCGA
This window contains:
- the murB gene encoding UDP-N-acetylmuramate dehydrogenase, encoding MRIPNTFGFDVKAAVYAEYHSVEELEKWIAEGRITSPFLHIGCGSNLLFVKDYEGMVLHSRIGGIEVTAEDDGQVHVRVGAGVVWDDFVAYCVEQGWYGAENLSLIPGEVGAAAVQNIGAYGVEVKDLIESVETINIRGEKRTYRKDECEYAYRKSLFKKPEMKSVFVTYVNFVLSKKEHYTLDYGTIRQELAGYPSVTLATLRRVIIDIRESKLPDPKVLGNAGSFFMNPIVPRAQFEALLDLYPTMPHYEVDAGRVKIPAGWMIDQCGWKGKALGPAAVHDKQALVLVNLGGATGKDVVALSDAVRASVKEKFGVEICPEVNFIE
- a CDS encoding DUF3127 domain-containing protein produces the protein MEFTGKIIAILQPRGGVSKASGNEWKAQEYVIEDHGQYPRKMCFDVFGADKIEQFNIQMGEELTVSFDIDARQWQDRWFNSIRAWKVERVSAATAAPAPGAPVPPPAPSAAPEFLSGDAKDDLPF
- a CDS encoding DUF4348 domain-containing protein, with amino-acid sequence MKRLLTGFFILVFLFSCGNRKTKMDPFATITEMVDSAGHEADTLQQTEVKEEPEPLEADELFDDFIFNYASDEALQRARTEFPLPYYNRDTPSKIEERFWKHDYLFTKQNYYTLLFDRESDMDMVGDTALKSVQVEWIYLKTRMVKKYYFERKRGMWMLEAINLRHIEEGEGENFVDFYTRFVTDSLYQSEHIANPLQFVTIDPDDEFAILETTLDVNQWYAFRPSLPADKLSNINYGQKNEDNSNTKILKVNGIGNGYSNVFYFRRRGGEWKMYKYEDTSI
- a CDS encoding NAD-dependent epimerase/dehydratase family protein encodes the protein MKNILVIGATGQIGSELTLELRKRYGNDHVVAGYIPSAMPQGELKSSGPSAIADVTDRQSIEVVVRQFKVDTIYNLAALLSVVAESRPAMAWKIGIDGLWNVLEVAREYGCAVFTPSSIGSFGENTPHVKTPQDTIQRPRTMYGVTKVTTELLSDYYHTKYGVDTRAVRFPGIISNVTPPGGGTTDYAVDIFYSAVKGEKFVCPVKAGTFMDMMYMPDAINAAISLMEADPERLKHRNAFNIASMSFDPEMIYAAIRKHVPDFEMTYQIDPLKQSIADSWPDSLDDSCAREEWDWMPQFDLESMTVDMLEKLRAKLNK
- a CDS encoding MBL fold metallo-hydrolase, yielding MKLTILGSGTSTGVPEIGCTCPVCTSADPRDSRLRASALLHTDDAVILIDCGPDFRTQMLRASVYERIDGVLITHEHYDHVGGLDDLRPFCRFSEIPVYSDAYTAAHLRARMPYCFVDKKYPGVPRIYLQEVEAGRPFYVRETEILPVTVMHGRLPILGYRIGRRLGYVTDMLTMPDASYEQLQGLDVLVINALRPQPHSTHQSIPEALAAAERIGARETYFIHMSHHAGLHAEIDRQLPPHVHFAYDGMEIDF